A region of Diospyros lotus cultivar Yz01 chromosome 3, ASM1463336v1, whole genome shotgun sequence DNA encodes the following proteins:
- the LOC127796316 gene encoding MLO-like protein 3 isoform X1: MAADVGGGASSTTGRSLQVTPTWALATVCFVFIFLGIFIEHLIHLLCHWLKKHRKNGLFEAVEKLKSVLMLLGFMSLLLTATQRPISRICVTKGVANSMLPCRKSIQTKTTKHLADVFPPERVLAAYSSSSDDHCAEDKTSLISAEGVNQLSVFLFVLAVMQIVYSVITMALGRAKMRRWKCWEQETQTIEYQTANDPNRFRITRETTFGRRHMSSCATTPLRLWIKCFFRQFFHSVAKVDYFTLRRGFIAAHLSTKNTFNFQKYIQRSLEEDFKLVVGISPIMWLVVVIFMVVDVHGWHVYLWISFLPLITVLVLGTKLQVVVARMALRLQNHNSVIRGSPLVQPNDSLFWFSQPQFVLTLLHYVLFMNAFELAFFVWVTVEFGFHSCYHERIVIIVIRVVLAVTVQVLCSYITLPLYALVTQMGTHFKASVLEEQTAGVIRQWHAQVREKRKKGTSPSSHSTPLWREDSGSVPSITGIANSPDLSSFLRRSLTPSHHIMENDHPEIVPDYYDNDDDRIQPSQAPASSSSDEVELEVELSERRTKTAASSDQRHTENVV; this comes from the exons ATGGCTGCCGACGTCGGCGGAGGGGCCTCCAGTACTACCGGCCGCTCTCTGCAAGTAACCCCCACCTGGGCTTTAGCAACCGTTTGCTTCGTGTTCATCTTCCTGGGCATTTTTATTGAGCACCTGATCCATCTCCTTTGCCAT TGGCTAAAGAAACATCGGAAGAATGGCTTGTTTGAGGCAGTAGAGAAGCTGAAATCAG TTTTGATGCTGTTGGGGTTCATGTCGCTGCTATTGACTGCAACTCAAAGGCCCATTTCCAGAATCTGTGTAACAAAGGGGGTTGCAAACTCCATGCTTCCTTGCCGGAAAAGCATCCAAACGAAAACAACCAAACACCTGGCGGATGTGTTCCCGCCGGAGAGAGTGTTGGCCGCCTATTCTTCCTCCTCCGACGATCATTGTGCTGAG GACAAGACTTCTCTGATATCAGCTGAAGGGGTTAATCAGCTCAGCGTCTTCCTCTTCGTGTTAGCTGTGATGCAGATTGTGTACAGTGTCATCACTATGGCTTTGGGAAGGGCCAAG ATGAGGCGTTGGAAATGTTGGGAGCAAGAAACCCAAACAATTGAATACCAGACAGCTAACG aTCCGAATCGATTCAGAATAACAAGGGAAACAACGTTTGGAAGGCGACACATGAGCTCTTGCGCAACCACCCCTCTTCGGCTCTGGATT AAATGTTTCTTCAGACAGTTCTTCCACTCAGTCGCCAAAGTCGACTACTTCACCTTGCGGCGTGGCTTCATTGct GCACATTTGTCAACGAAGAACACCTTCAATTTCCAGAAGTACATCCAACGATCCTTGGAAGAGGATTTCAAACTTGTCGTGGGCATAAg CCCCATCATGTGGCTTGTGGTTGTCATCTTCATGGTAGTGGACGTGCATG GCTGGCACGTTTATCTCTGGATATCGTTTCTCCCCTTGATT ACGGTGCTAGTTCTGGGAACAAAGCTACAAGTAGTGGTGGCGAGAATGGCGCTTCGGCTGCAAAATCACAACAGCGTCATCAGAGGAAGCCCTTTGGTGCAACCCAACGACAGCCTCTTCTGGTTCAGCCAACCCCAATTCGTCTTGACTCTCCTCCACTACGTTCTTTTCATG aaCGCATTTGAGCTTGCCTTCTTTGTCTGGGTCACG GTAGAGTTTGGGTTTCATTCTTGCTACCATGAACGAATAGTGATCATCGTTATCAGAGTGGTATTAGC gGTGACGGTTCAAGTCCTCTGCAGCTACATCACTCTTCCCCTCTACGCTCTAGTAACTCAG ATGGGAACTCATTTCAAGGCCTCAGTGCTGGAGGAGCAAACGGCGGGCGTGATAAGGCAATGGCACGCACAGGTGagggagaagaggaagaaaggcaCCAGCCCCTCTTCCCATTCAACTCCGCTGTGGAGGGAGGATTCCGGCAGCGTGCCGAGCATCACCGGCATAGCCAATTCGCCGgatctctcttcttttcttcgccgATCGCTTACTCCTTCTCATCATATAATGGAAAATGATCATCCGGAGATCGTCCCAGACTACTACGACAACGACGACGATCGTATTCAACCGAGCCAAGCTCCGGCTTCATCATCCAGTGATGAGGTGGAACTAGAAGTAGAGCTTTCGGAGAGACGAACCAAAACGGCAGCTTCTTCGGACCAACGACACACGGAAAAtgttgtataa
- the LOC127796316 gene encoding MLO-like protein 3 isoform X2 produces the protein MAESYQVKTKRQRNKPVETFTGAVQLQWLKKHRKNGLFEAVEKLKSVLMLLGFMSLLLTATQRPISRICVTKGVANSMLPCRKSIQTKTTKHLADVFPPERVLAAYSSSSDDHCAEDKTSLISAEGVNQLSVFLFVLAVMQIVYSVITMALGRAKMRRWKCWEQETQTIEYQTANDPNRFRITRETTFGRRHMSSCATTPLRLWIKCFFRQFFHSVAKVDYFTLRRGFIAAHLSTKNTFNFQKYIQRSLEEDFKLVVGISPIMWLVVVIFMVVDVHGWHVYLWISFLPLITVLVLGTKLQVVVARMALRLQNHNSVIRGSPLVQPNDSLFWFSQPQFVLTLLHYVLFMNAFELAFFVWVTVEFGFHSCYHERIVIIVIRVVLAVTVQVLCSYITLPLYALVTQMGTHFKASVLEEQTAGVIRQWHAQVREKRKKGTSPSSHSTPLWREDSGSVPSITGIANSPDLSSFLRRSLTPSHHIMENDHPEIVPDYYDNDDDRIQPSQAPASSSSDEVELEVELSERRTKTAASSDQRHTENVV, from the exons ATGGCAGAGAGCTACCAAGTCAAAACGAAGAGACAGAGGAACAAGCCAGTTGAGACCTTCACCGGTGCAGTTCAGCTACAG TGGCTAAAGAAACATCGGAAGAATGGCTTGTTTGAGGCAGTAGAGAAGCTGAAATCAG TTTTGATGCTGTTGGGGTTCATGTCGCTGCTATTGACTGCAACTCAAAGGCCCATTTCCAGAATCTGTGTAACAAAGGGGGTTGCAAACTCCATGCTTCCTTGCCGGAAAAGCATCCAAACGAAAACAACCAAACACCTGGCGGATGTGTTCCCGCCGGAGAGAGTGTTGGCCGCCTATTCTTCCTCCTCCGACGATCATTGTGCTGAG GACAAGACTTCTCTGATATCAGCTGAAGGGGTTAATCAGCTCAGCGTCTTCCTCTTCGTGTTAGCTGTGATGCAGATTGTGTACAGTGTCATCACTATGGCTTTGGGAAGGGCCAAG ATGAGGCGTTGGAAATGTTGGGAGCAAGAAACCCAAACAATTGAATACCAGACAGCTAACG aTCCGAATCGATTCAGAATAACAAGGGAAACAACGTTTGGAAGGCGACACATGAGCTCTTGCGCAACCACCCCTCTTCGGCTCTGGATT AAATGTTTCTTCAGACAGTTCTTCCACTCAGTCGCCAAAGTCGACTACTTCACCTTGCGGCGTGGCTTCATTGct GCACATTTGTCAACGAAGAACACCTTCAATTTCCAGAAGTACATCCAACGATCCTTGGAAGAGGATTTCAAACTTGTCGTGGGCATAAg CCCCATCATGTGGCTTGTGGTTGTCATCTTCATGGTAGTGGACGTGCATG GCTGGCACGTTTATCTCTGGATATCGTTTCTCCCCTTGATT ACGGTGCTAGTTCTGGGAACAAAGCTACAAGTAGTGGTGGCGAGAATGGCGCTTCGGCTGCAAAATCACAACAGCGTCATCAGAGGAAGCCCTTTGGTGCAACCCAACGACAGCCTCTTCTGGTTCAGCCAACCCCAATTCGTCTTGACTCTCCTCCACTACGTTCTTTTCATG aaCGCATTTGAGCTTGCCTTCTTTGTCTGGGTCACG GTAGAGTTTGGGTTTCATTCTTGCTACCATGAACGAATAGTGATCATCGTTATCAGAGTGGTATTAGC gGTGACGGTTCAAGTCCTCTGCAGCTACATCACTCTTCCCCTCTACGCTCTAGTAACTCAG ATGGGAACTCATTTCAAGGCCTCAGTGCTGGAGGAGCAAACGGCGGGCGTGATAAGGCAATGGCACGCACAGGTGagggagaagaggaagaaaggcaCCAGCCCCTCTTCCCATTCAACTCCGCTGTGGAGGGAGGATTCCGGCAGCGTGCCGAGCATCACCGGCATAGCCAATTCGCCGgatctctcttcttttcttcgccgATCGCTTACTCCTTCTCATCATATAATGGAAAATGATCATCCGGAGATCGTCCCAGACTACTACGACAACGACGACGATCGTATTCAACCGAGCCAAGCTCCGGCTTCATCATCCAGTGATGAGGTGGAACTAGAAGTAGAGCTTTCGGAGAGACGAACCAAAACGGCAGCTTCTTCGGACCAACGACACACGGAAAAtgttgtataa